From the genome of Candidatus Deferrimicrobium borealis:
CCTCCCAGCCGGTTTCCGTGAGGCCACGCTTCGCGCGGTCCTCCCAGAAGTATTCCGGTCCCTTCATGTTCAGGGGGGAGAGCCGCAGGAACATCCGGAAGTAGTAGTTCACCCCGAGGAAGTCCAGCTTGTCGCGGACGCCCACGGGAGCCTCCTCCTCGAGGAGAAAGGGGAACCGGACGGAAAGCGTGCCGGTGCGAAACGTCTCGATCAGGCCCATGTTGTAGATCGCGTGGGCGACCTTGACCGCCCACTTGTCCATCGTGGAGCCGTCCGAGGCCGGCTGGAAGGCGACCATGTTGTGCGCCACGCCCACGGACGCCCGCTCCTTCCCTTCCGCGTGGATCATGTCGTAGAGCGCGCCGTGGGCGCGGAAGACGTTCGCGTACGCCGCGAAGCTTCCCTTGATGTTCTTTCTCCCGGGCGGCATGATCCCGCCGAGGTACCCGCCGAGGATGAAGACGTTCGGCTCGTTGAACGTGATGAAGACCCGCGCGTGCCCGCGGAGGGACCGCACCGCCCGCTCCGCGAACCGGAGAAACTCTCCCGCCGTGGACGGGTCTTCCCAGGATCCCCCCTTCGCAAGCCACGAGGGGTTGGTGAAATGGTGCAGGGTGACCACCGGTTCGATCCCGGACTGCCGAAGCGTGCCCGCGATCCGGACGTAGCGGTCCATCGCCTTCCGGTCCCATTCTCCTCGACGGGGCGCCACCCGGCTCCACTCCACGGAAAACCGGTAGGCGTTGACGCCGAGATCCGGCAGGAGGGCCAGGTCCTCGTCCGTGCGCGAGAGGTGCCCCACGCCGTTCAGCCTCGCCCGCCGGTCGTCCTCGTCCCTCACGTTCCAGTGGGTCCAGTCGCACCGCGACGCGCCCTCCATCTGGAACGCGGAGGTCGCCACTCCCCACAGGAACTTCCTCAGGCCGGGCGGGGGGCCCGTTCTCTTCTGCAACAACGCGTCCCTCCACGGAACGGCCGA
Proteins encoded in this window:
- a CDS encoding family 1 glycosylhydrolase encodes the protein MQKRTGPPPGLRKFLWGVATSAFQMEGASRCDWTHWNVRDEDDRRARLNGVGHLSRTDEDLALLPDLGVNAYRFSVEWSRVAPRRGEWDRKAMDRYVRIAGTLRQSGIEPVVTLHHFTNPSWLAKGGSWEDPSTAGEFLRFAERAVRSLRGHARVFITFNEPNVFILGGYLGGIMPPGRKNIKGSFAAYANVFRAHGALYDMIHAEGKERASVGVAHNMVAFQPASDGSTMDKWAVKVAHAIYNMGLIETFRTGTLSVRFPFLLEEEAPVGVRDKLDFLGVNYYFRMFLRLSPLNMKGPEYFWEDRAKRGLTETGWEVYPKGFEDVLRAAALSEVPLVVTENGAAETDDRRKIAFMKDHLRVVLRLMREGIDLRGYFWWSLMDNYEWLEGLRPRFGLYRVDFDTLERTPTASSAWFARWVRRRRAIEATAASR